The proteins below are encoded in one region of Pleuronectes platessa chromosome 14, fPlePla1.1, whole genome shotgun sequence:
- the LOC128455678 gene encoding NXPE family member 3 isoform X4, with protein MEKRSSVSIAVVTAERDAGPDSGRQRQVTMCRNLSKYALIFLFLALFGLFWLLRNIHSVENWNCHTISALYQLQSRIQSSFLPTFYHNHTFCAQLGQKPSPEDELEERYLLDSIAWPGPLTRSAQTALRLTSDPLHSLFAILPTKGGREWHVGDQLEVLVQMHDFHGRPKRYGGDFILARLHSPELGAGVAGNVLDHRNGFYSALFPLLWVGSAQVEVTLVHSSEAVSVLQRLREERPDRVFFKSLFRLGFLSETTVCNMCLPPDQQPLCNYTDLYTGEPWYCYKPKILSCDTRVNHAKGGYLKHLISNQEALLFQSGVNIKVHIHPSGPDRVTVLPPRKDKVEAESSSAKPDAIMLAPSGYYYEKSWRPLGGATLRQFNDTSAIIRCLKDKMIHLYGDSTIRQWFEYLIAFVPGLKEFNLHSPKKVGPFMAVDNAHNILLKYRCHGPPISFSTVMSSELRYISNELDGLSGGPNTVVVLSIWSHFTTFPVEVYIRRLRHIRLALVRLLDRAPGTLVVIRSANLRALDQEVSLYNSDWYSLQLDEVLRAMFKGMSVRLVDAWQMTVAHPLPHAVHPPQVIVKNMIDMLLSYVCPEEKKS; from the exons CGTTCATCCGTCAGCATCGCTGTggtgacagcagagagagacgcGGGGCCTGATTCCGGGAGACAGAGGCAGGTCACCATGTGCCGGAATCTGTCCAAATAcgccctcatcttcctcttcctcgctctGTTTGGACTCTTCTGGCTGCTCCGCAACATCCACAGTGTGGAG aACTGGAACTGTCACACGATCTCAGCGCTCTACCAGCTGCAGAGCAGGATCCAGTCGTCCTTCCTCCCCACTTTCTATCACAACCACACCTTTTGTGCTCAGCTGGGCCAGAAACCCTCCCCCGAAGATGAGCTGGAAGAGCGCTACCTGCTGGACTCCATCGCCTGGCCCGGGCCCCTCACTCGCTCTGCCCAGACGGCCTTGCGCCTGACGAGCGACCCTTTGCACAGCCTGTTCGCCATCCTCCCCACCAAAGGGGGCAGGGAATGGCACGTGGGCGACCAGCTGGAGGTCCTTGTCCAGATGCACGACTTCCACGGCCGTCCCAAGCGCTATGGCGGTGATTTCATTTTGGCCAGACTGCACTCTCCGGAGCTCGGCGCCGGTGTGGCGGGCAATGTGCTGGACCACAGGAATGGATTCTACTCTGCTCTGTTCCCGCTCCTCTGGGTGGGATCTGCACAGGTCGAGGTCACGCTGGTGCACTCCAGCGAGGCGGTCTCGGTGTTGCagcggctgagggaagagcgcCCCGACCGGGTGTTTTTTAAGAGCCTGTTCCGCTTGGGCTTCCTGTCTGAAACTACTGTGTGCAACATGTGCCTGCCGCCTGATCAGCAGCCTCTCTGCAACTACACAGACCTTTACACTGGAGAGCCATGGTACTGCTATAAGCCCAAGATACTCAGCTGCGACACCAGAGTCAACCACGCCAAAGGAGGCTACCTGAAACACCTCATCAGCAACCAGGAGGCACTGCTCTTCCAGAG tGGCGTAAACATCAAAGTGCACATACACCCTTCAGGACCCGACAGAGTCACTGTGCTCCCACCAAGAAAAG ATAAAGTAGAGGCAGAGAGCAGTAGTGCAAAACCGGACGCCATTATGCTCGCGCCATCGGGGTATTACTACGAGAAGTCATGGAGGCCATTAGGGGGCGCCACACTGCGCCAGTTCAATGATACATCTGCCATCATTCGGTGTTTGAAGGACAAGATGATCCACCTTTACGGAGACTCCACCATCAGGCAGTGGTTTGAGTACCTCATAGCTTTCGTCCCAG ggTTGAAGGAGTTCAACCTCCACAGTCCTAAAAAGGTTGGGCCTTTCATGGCGGTGGACAACGCGCACAACATCCTCTTGAAATACCGCTGCCACGGCCCGCCCATCAGCTTCTCCACCGTCATGTCCAGCGAGTTGAGGTACATCTCCAACGAGCTGGACGGCCTCTCTGGGGGTCCCAACACCGTCGTGGTCCTCAGCATCTGGTCCCATTTCACCACCTTCCCCGTGGAGGTGTACATACGACGGCTGCGCCACATTCGGCTGGCGCTAGTGCGACTCTTGGACCGGGCGCCGGGGACGCTCGTGGTGATCCGCTCGGCCAACCTCCGGGCCCTGGACCAGGAGGTGAGCCTGTACAACAGCGACTGGTACTCCCTGCAGCTGGACGAGGTGCTCAGGGCCATGTTTAAGGGAATGAGCGTCCGGCTGGTGGACGCCTGGCAAATGACTGTAGCGCACCCACTCCCCCACGCCGTCCATCCGCCACAAGTCATCGTCAAGAACATGATAGACATGCTGCTGTCTTACGTTTGcccagaggagaagaagagctgA
- the LOC128455678 gene encoding NXPE family member 3 isoform X3, with protein sequence MRKRSSVSIAVVTAERDAGPDSGRQRQVTMCRNLSKYALIFLFLALFGLFWLLRNIHSVENWNCHTISALYQLQSRIQSSFLPTFYHNHTFCAQLGQKPSPEDELEERYLLDSIAWPGPLTRSAQTALRLTSDPLHSLFAILPTKGGREWHVGDQLEVLVQMHDFHGRPKRYGGDFILARLHSPELGAGVAGNVLDHRNGFYSALFPLLWVGSAQVEVTLVHSSEAVSVLQRLREERPDRVFFKSLFRLGFLSETTVCNMCLPPDQQPLCNYTDLYTGEPWYCYKPKILSCDTRVNHAKGGYLKHLISNQEALLFQSGVNIKVHIHPSGPDRVTVLPPRKDKVEAESSSAKPDAIMLAPSGYYYEKSWRPLGGATLRQFNDTSAIIRCLKDKMIHLYGDSTIRQWFEYLIAFVPGLKEFNLHSPKKVGPFMAVDNAHNILLKYRCHGPPISFSTVMSSELRYISNELDGLSGGPNTVVVLSIWSHFTTFPVEVYIRRLRHIRLALVRLLDRAPGTLVVIRSANLRALDQEVSLYNSDWYSLQLDEVLRAMFKGMSVRLVDAWQMTVAHPLPHAVHPPQVIVKNMIDMLLSYVCPEEKKS encoded by the exons CGTTCATCCGTCAGCATCGCTGTggtgacagcagagagagacgcGGGGCCTGATTCCGGGAGACAGAGGCAGGTCACCATGTGCCGGAATCTGTCCAAATAcgccctcatcttcctcttcctcgctctGTTTGGACTCTTCTGGCTGCTCCGCAACATCCACAGTGTGGAG aACTGGAACTGTCACACGATCTCAGCGCTCTACCAGCTGCAGAGCAGGATCCAGTCGTCCTTCCTCCCCACTTTCTATCACAACCACACCTTTTGTGCTCAGCTGGGCCAGAAACCCTCCCCCGAAGATGAGCTGGAAGAGCGCTACCTGCTGGACTCCATCGCCTGGCCCGGGCCCCTCACTCGCTCTGCCCAGACGGCCTTGCGCCTGACGAGCGACCCTTTGCACAGCCTGTTCGCCATCCTCCCCACCAAAGGGGGCAGGGAATGGCACGTGGGCGACCAGCTGGAGGTCCTTGTCCAGATGCACGACTTCCACGGCCGTCCCAAGCGCTATGGCGGTGATTTCATTTTGGCCAGACTGCACTCTCCGGAGCTCGGCGCCGGTGTGGCGGGCAATGTGCTGGACCACAGGAATGGATTCTACTCTGCTCTGTTCCCGCTCCTCTGGGTGGGATCTGCACAGGTCGAGGTCACGCTGGTGCACTCCAGCGAGGCGGTCTCGGTGTTGCagcggctgagggaagagcgcCCCGACCGGGTGTTTTTTAAGAGCCTGTTCCGCTTGGGCTTCCTGTCTGAAACTACTGTGTGCAACATGTGCCTGCCGCCTGATCAGCAGCCTCTCTGCAACTACACAGACCTTTACACTGGAGAGCCATGGTACTGCTATAAGCCCAAGATACTCAGCTGCGACACCAGAGTCAACCACGCCAAAGGAGGCTACCTGAAACACCTCATCAGCAACCAGGAGGCACTGCTCTTCCAGAG tGGCGTAAACATCAAAGTGCACATACACCCTTCAGGACCCGACAGAGTCACTGTGCTCCCACCAAGAAAAG ATAAAGTAGAGGCAGAGAGCAGTAGTGCAAAACCGGACGCCATTATGCTCGCGCCATCGGGGTATTACTACGAGAAGTCATGGAGGCCATTAGGGGGCGCCACACTGCGCCAGTTCAATGATACATCTGCCATCATTCGGTGTTTGAAGGACAAGATGATCCACCTTTACGGAGACTCCACCATCAGGCAGTGGTTTGAGTACCTCATAGCTTTCGTCCCAG ggTTGAAGGAGTTCAACCTCCACAGTCCTAAAAAGGTTGGGCCTTTCATGGCGGTGGACAACGCGCACAACATCCTCTTGAAATACCGCTGCCACGGCCCGCCCATCAGCTTCTCCACCGTCATGTCCAGCGAGTTGAGGTACATCTCCAACGAGCTGGACGGCCTCTCTGGGGGTCCCAACACCGTCGTGGTCCTCAGCATCTGGTCCCATTTCACCACCTTCCCCGTGGAGGTGTACATACGACGGCTGCGCCACATTCGGCTGGCGCTAGTGCGACTCTTGGACCGGGCGCCGGGGACGCTCGTGGTGATCCGCTCGGCCAACCTCCGGGCCCTGGACCAGGAGGTGAGCCTGTACAACAGCGACTGGTACTCCCTGCAGCTGGACGAGGTGCTCAGGGCCATGTTTAAGGGAATGAGCGTCCGGCTGGTGGACGCCTGGCAAATGACTGTAGCGCACCCACTCCCCCACGCCGTCCATCCGCCACAAGTCATCGTCAAGAACATGATAGACATGCTGCTGTCTTACGTTTGcccagaggagaagaagagctgA
- the LOC128455682 gene encoding LOW QUALITY PROTEIN: NADP-dependent malic enzyme, mitochondrial-like (The sequence of the model RefSeq protein was modified relative to this genomic sequence to represent the inferred CDS: inserted 2 bases in 1 codon): MTLQDRNEKLFYRLLTSYIEEFMPIVYTPTVGLACQQXFRRPRGLFITIHDKGHIASMLNSWPEEDIKAIVVTDGERILGLGDLGSYGMGIPVGKLALYTACGGVRPHNCLPVLLDVGTDNQTLLDDPLYIGLRHKRIRGKEYDDLVDEFMQAVTDKYGMDCLIQFEDFANSNAFRILNKYRHRYCTFNDDIQGTASVAVAGVLAALKLTKNKLLDHTFVFQGAGEAALGIANLLIMAMAKEGVSREEAAKRIWMVDSKGLIVKGRGHINHEKEEFAHDHPHLKTLEEVVETIKPTAIIGVAAIRGAFTEKIIKNMASFNERPIIFALSNPTSKAECTAEQCYTLTEGRGIFASGSPFDKVTLADGRTFYPGQGNNAYVFPGVALGVIACRVRHISDDIFLTTAEAIADMVTEEHLAEGRLYPPLSTIREVSFKIAVKVVNHAYKHNIASVYPEPKDKEAFVLSHIYSPDYDSFTLDSYGWPQEAMKVQDV; the protein is encoded by the exons ATGACGCTACAGGACAGAAACGAGAAGCTGTTCTACCGTTTGTTGACCTCTTACATCGAGGAGTTCATGCCCATCGTGTACACGCCCACCGTCGGTCTGGCATGTCAGCA GTTCAGGAGACCACG AGGACTCTTCATCACCATCCACGACAAAGGACACATTGCCTCCATGCTCAACTCCTGGCCAGAAGAAGACATAAAG GCCATCGTTGTGACAGATGGGGAGCGTATCCTCGGGCTTGGTGACCTTGGAAGCTACGGGATGGGGATTCCTGTCGGGAAGCTGGCGCTCTACACGGCGTGTGGGGGTGTTCGGCCACATAATTGTCTCCCGGTCCTGCTGGACGTCGGCACTGACAACCAG ACGCTGCTCGATGACCCACTGTACATCGGACTGAGGCACAAGAGAATCAGAGGAAAGGAATATGACGACCTGGTGGATGAGTTCATGCAGGCGGTGACAGACAA GTACGGGATGGACTGTCTCATTCAGTTTGAGGATTTCGCCAACAGCAACGCCTTTCGCATCCTCAACAAATACAGGCATCGCTACTGCACCTTCAACGACGACATCCAAG gcACGGCCTCAGTAGCTGTTGCCGGGGTCTTAGCTGCTCTGAAGctcaccaagaacaaactgtTAGACCACACCTTTGTTTTCCAAGGAGCAGGCGAG GCGGCTCTGGGTATCGCTAACCTGCTCATCATGGCCATGGCCAAAGAGGGGGTatccagagaggaagctgcCAAGAGGATCTGGATGGTCGACTCCAAAGGTCTCATTGTGAAG GGAAGAGGTCATATAAACCACGAGAAAGAGGAGTTTGCCCACGACCACCCGCACCTGAAGACCCTGGAGGAGGTCGTGGAAACCATCAAACCCACTGCCATCATAG GCGTGGCTGCTATCAGAGGAGCGTTTACTGAGAAGATCATCAAAAACATGGCGTCCTTCAATGAGAGGCCCATCATCTTCGCCCTGAGCAACCCCACCAGCAAGGCGGAGTGCACGGCGGAGCAGTGCTACACGCTCACAGAG GGTCGTGGCATCTTCGCCAGTGGAAGTCCGTTTGACAAGGTGACGCTGGCTGATGGACGCACCTTCTACCCCGGGCAGGGAAACAACGCATACGTCTTTCCTGGAGTGGCTTTGGGTGTTATAGCCTGCAGGGTGCGCCACATATCTGACGACATCTTCCTCACCACAGCAGAG GCGATAGCTGATATGGTAACAGAGGAGCACCTGGCTGAGGGACGACTTTATCCTCCTCTGAGCACCATCAGAGAGGTGTCCTTCAAGATAGCAGTTAAG GTTGTCAACCACgcttacaaacacaacattgcTTCGGTGTACCCCGAGCCTAAAGACAAGGAGGCGTTTGTGCTGTCTCACATCTACAGTCCTGATTACGACTCCTTCACTCTGGACTCGTACGGCTGGCCACAGGAGGCCATGAAGGTCCAGGACGTGTGA
- the LOC128455678 gene encoding NXPE family member 3 isoform X1, translating into MQTATFSFDIGKFDESQLKRSSVSIAVVTAERDAGPDSGRQRQVTMCRNLSKYALIFLFLALFGLFWLLRNIHSVENWNCHTISALYQLQSRIQSSFLPTFYHNHTFCAQLGQKPSPEDELEERYLLDSIAWPGPLTRSAQTALRLTSDPLHSLFAILPTKGGREWHVGDQLEVLVQMHDFHGRPKRYGGDFILARLHSPELGAGVAGNVLDHRNGFYSALFPLLWVGSAQVEVTLVHSSEAVSVLQRLREERPDRVFFKSLFRLGFLSETTVCNMCLPPDQQPLCNYTDLYTGEPWYCYKPKILSCDTRVNHAKGGYLKHLISNQEALLFQSGVNIKVHIHPSGPDRVTVLPPRKDKVEAESSSAKPDAIMLAPSGYYYEKSWRPLGGATLRQFNDTSAIIRCLKDKMIHLYGDSTIRQWFEYLIAFVPGLKEFNLHSPKKVGPFMAVDNAHNILLKYRCHGPPISFSTVMSSELRYISNELDGLSGGPNTVVVLSIWSHFTTFPVEVYIRRLRHIRLALVRLLDRAPGTLVVIRSANLRALDQEVSLYNSDWYSLQLDEVLRAMFKGMSVRLVDAWQMTVAHPLPHAVHPPQVIVKNMIDMLLSYVCPEEKKS; encoded by the exons ATGCAAACAGCCACGTTCAGTTTTGACATTGGCAAGTTTGACGAATCCCAGCTCAAG CGTTCATCCGTCAGCATCGCTGTggtgacagcagagagagacgcGGGGCCTGATTCCGGGAGACAGAGGCAGGTCACCATGTGCCGGAATCTGTCCAAATAcgccctcatcttcctcttcctcgctctGTTTGGACTCTTCTGGCTGCTCCGCAACATCCACAGTGTGGAG aACTGGAACTGTCACACGATCTCAGCGCTCTACCAGCTGCAGAGCAGGATCCAGTCGTCCTTCCTCCCCACTTTCTATCACAACCACACCTTTTGTGCTCAGCTGGGCCAGAAACCCTCCCCCGAAGATGAGCTGGAAGAGCGCTACCTGCTGGACTCCATCGCCTGGCCCGGGCCCCTCACTCGCTCTGCCCAGACGGCCTTGCGCCTGACGAGCGACCCTTTGCACAGCCTGTTCGCCATCCTCCCCACCAAAGGGGGCAGGGAATGGCACGTGGGCGACCAGCTGGAGGTCCTTGTCCAGATGCACGACTTCCACGGCCGTCCCAAGCGCTATGGCGGTGATTTCATTTTGGCCAGACTGCACTCTCCGGAGCTCGGCGCCGGTGTGGCGGGCAATGTGCTGGACCACAGGAATGGATTCTACTCTGCTCTGTTCCCGCTCCTCTGGGTGGGATCTGCACAGGTCGAGGTCACGCTGGTGCACTCCAGCGAGGCGGTCTCGGTGTTGCagcggctgagggaagagcgcCCCGACCGGGTGTTTTTTAAGAGCCTGTTCCGCTTGGGCTTCCTGTCTGAAACTACTGTGTGCAACATGTGCCTGCCGCCTGATCAGCAGCCTCTCTGCAACTACACAGACCTTTACACTGGAGAGCCATGGTACTGCTATAAGCCCAAGATACTCAGCTGCGACACCAGAGTCAACCACGCCAAAGGAGGCTACCTGAAACACCTCATCAGCAACCAGGAGGCACTGCTCTTCCAGAG tGGCGTAAACATCAAAGTGCACATACACCCTTCAGGACCCGACAGAGTCACTGTGCTCCCACCAAGAAAAG ATAAAGTAGAGGCAGAGAGCAGTAGTGCAAAACCGGACGCCATTATGCTCGCGCCATCGGGGTATTACTACGAGAAGTCATGGAGGCCATTAGGGGGCGCCACACTGCGCCAGTTCAATGATACATCTGCCATCATTCGGTGTTTGAAGGACAAGATGATCCACCTTTACGGAGACTCCACCATCAGGCAGTGGTTTGAGTACCTCATAGCTTTCGTCCCAG ggTTGAAGGAGTTCAACCTCCACAGTCCTAAAAAGGTTGGGCCTTTCATGGCGGTGGACAACGCGCACAACATCCTCTTGAAATACCGCTGCCACGGCCCGCCCATCAGCTTCTCCACCGTCATGTCCAGCGAGTTGAGGTACATCTCCAACGAGCTGGACGGCCTCTCTGGGGGTCCCAACACCGTCGTGGTCCTCAGCATCTGGTCCCATTTCACCACCTTCCCCGTGGAGGTGTACATACGACGGCTGCGCCACATTCGGCTGGCGCTAGTGCGACTCTTGGACCGGGCGCCGGGGACGCTCGTGGTGATCCGCTCGGCCAACCTCCGGGCCCTGGACCAGGAGGTGAGCCTGTACAACAGCGACTGGTACTCCCTGCAGCTGGACGAGGTGCTCAGGGCCATGTTTAAGGGAATGAGCGTCCGGCTGGTGGACGCCTGGCAAATGACTGTAGCGCACCCACTCCCCCACGCCGTCCATCCGCCACAAGTCATCGTCAAGAACATGATAGACATGCTGCTGTCTTACGTTTGcccagaggagaagaagagctgA
- the LOC128455678 gene encoding NXPE family member 3 isoform X2 — protein sequence MQTATFSFDIGKFDESQLKRSSVSIAVVTAERDAGPDSGRQRQVTMCRNLSKYALIFLFLALFGLFWLLRNIHSVENWNCHTISALYQLQSRIQSSFLPTFYHNHTFCAQLGQKPSPEDELEERYLLDSIAWPGPLTRSAQTALRLTSDPLHSLFAILPTKGGREWHVGDQLEVLVQMHDFHGRPKRYGGDFILARLHSPELGAGVAGNVLDHRNGFYSALFPLLWVGSAQVEVTLVHSSEAVSVLQRLREERPDRVFFKSLFRLGFLSETTVCNMCLPPDQQPLCNYTDLYTGEPWYCYKPKILSCDTRVNHAKGGYLKHLISNQEALLFQSGVNIKVHIHPSGPDRVTVLPPRKVEAESSSAKPDAIMLAPSGYYYEKSWRPLGGATLRQFNDTSAIIRCLKDKMIHLYGDSTIRQWFEYLIAFVPGLKEFNLHSPKKVGPFMAVDNAHNILLKYRCHGPPISFSTVMSSELRYISNELDGLSGGPNTVVVLSIWSHFTTFPVEVYIRRLRHIRLALVRLLDRAPGTLVVIRSANLRALDQEVSLYNSDWYSLQLDEVLRAMFKGMSVRLVDAWQMTVAHPLPHAVHPPQVIVKNMIDMLLSYVCPEEKKS from the exons ATGCAAACAGCCACGTTCAGTTTTGACATTGGCAAGTTTGACGAATCCCAGCTCAAG CGTTCATCCGTCAGCATCGCTGTggtgacagcagagagagacgcGGGGCCTGATTCCGGGAGACAGAGGCAGGTCACCATGTGCCGGAATCTGTCCAAATAcgccctcatcttcctcttcctcgctctGTTTGGACTCTTCTGGCTGCTCCGCAACATCCACAGTGTGGAG aACTGGAACTGTCACACGATCTCAGCGCTCTACCAGCTGCAGAGCAGGATCCAGTCGTCCTTCCTCCCCACTTTCTATCACAACCACACCTTTTGTGCTCAGCTGGGCCAGAAACCCTCCCCCGAAGATGAGCTGGAAGAGCGCTACCTGCTGGACTCCATCGCCTGGCCCGGGCCCCTCACTCGCTCTGCCCAGACGGCCTTGCGCCTGACGAGCGACCCTTTGCACAGCCTGTTCGCCATCCTCCCCACCAAAGGGGGCAGGGAATGGCACGTGGGCGACCAGCTGGAGGTCCTTGTCCAGATGCACGACTTCCACGGCCGTCCCAAGCGCTATGGCGGTGATTTCATTTTGGCCAGACTGCACTCTCCGGAGCTCGGCGCCGGTGTGGCGGGCAATGTGCTGGACCACAGGAATGGATTCTACTCTGCTCTGTTCCCGCTCCTCTGGGTGGGATCTGCACAGGTCGAGGTCACGCTGGTGCACTCCAGCGAGGCGGTCTCGGTGTTGCagcggctgagggaagagcgcCCCGACCGGGTGTTTTTTAAGAGCCTGTTCCGCTTGGGCTTCCTGTCTGAAACTACTGTGTGCAACATGTGCCTGCCGCCTGATCAGCAGCCTCTCTGCAACTACACAGACCTTTACACTGGAGAGCCATGGTACTGCTATAAGCCCAAGATACTCAGCTGCGACACCAGAGTCAACCACGCCAAAGGAGGCTACCTGAAACACCTCATCAGCAACCAGGAGGCACTGCTCTTCCAGAG tGGCGTAAACATCAAAGTGCACATACACCCTTCAGGACCCGACAGAGTCACTGTGCTCCCACCAAGAAAAG TAGAGGCAGAGAGCAGTAGTGCAAAACCGGACGCCATTATGCTCGCGCCATCGGGGTATTACTACGAGAAGTCATGGAGGCCATTAGGGGGCGCCACACTGCGCCAGTTCAATGATACATCTGCCATCATTCGGTGTTTGAAGGACAAGATGATCCACCTTTACGGAGACTCCACCATCAGGCAGTGGTTTGAGTACCTCATAGCTTTCGTCCCAG ggTTGAAGGAGTTCAACCTCCACAGTCCTAAAAAGGTTGGGCCTTTCATGGCGGTGGACAACGCGCACAACATCCTCTTGAAATACCGCTGCCACGGCCCGCCCATCAGCTTCTCCACCGTCATGTCCAGCGAGTTGAGGTACATCTCCAACGAGCTGGACGGCCTCTCTGGGGGTCCCAACACCGTCGTGGTCCTCAGCATCTGGTCCCATTTCACCACCTTCCCCGTGGAGGTGTACATACGACGGCTGCGCCACATTCGGCTGGCGCTAGTGCGACTCTTGGACCGGGCGCCGGGGACGCTCGTGGTGATCCGCTCGGCCAACCTCCGGGCCCTGGACCAGGAGGTGAGCCTGTACAACAGCGACTGGTACTCCCTGCAGCTGGACGAGGTGCTCAGGGCCATGTTTAAGGGAATGAGCGTCCGGCTGGTGGACGCCTGGCAAATGACTGTAGCGCACCCACTCCCCCACGCCGTCCATCCGCCACAAGTCATCGTCAAGAACATGATAGACATGCTGCTGTCTTACGTTTGcccagaggagaagaagagctgA